A stretch of the Flavobacterium aquiphilum genome encodes the following:
- a CDS encoding tetratricopeptide repeat protein → MRKLPWLFLFFSSVQITSLYSQESTIYTYSLKDFDKALSLYEDKQYTSAQIIFKNVKDAATTEGLKSDCAYYIANCAIRTDQENAEELINRFVEEYPSSRKQNQAYIDVAYYYFDHKEYKEALQWFNKVDESVLKNSDRDKYNFQKGYCYFDSKKTKEAKNYFSKVANSNEYGTQSKYYMGFMAYESDDYVEANKQFDQVASNEKYSEKLSYYKSDMSFKAGEFQKAIDLGIKAMPNSTPEEKSELNKIIGESYFNLKQYDKAIPYLVGYKGKKGKWNNTDFYQLGYAYYVQKDYENAIAQFNKIIDGNDFVAQNAYYHLGESYLKSGKKQQALNAFKNASEMNFDLKLQEDASLNYAKLSYEIGNSYQSVPEILLGFMNKYPSNPNNSTVEKLLIDSYISSKNYKEALSLLEKNKTSENRAAYQKVVFYRGLELYNEGNYSESLLMFEKAIKEPKDAAITARASFWKAESEYNLDSYKEALLSYQQFAEMSKAKETPEYKNINYNIAYTNFKLKEYDAAGNSFQSQIDNNKTDKVRLNDSYLRLADCRFVTSKYQQALDAYIKVIESKSVDGDYAYFQKALCYGFLSKNNKKIEELNSFLTLYPKSEYQDDALFELGNTYVAENKQDLAIKTYDKIVTNFKNSSYTSRAILRQGLIYYNSDKDDLALAKFKKVASDFPKTPESYEAVSTARIIYVDNGKVEEYASWVRTLDFVAVTDLELDNDTFEAAEKQYGQGNNKQAISGYSGYISKFPNGVNVLKANFQLAQLYYAEGSENKSVPNYEYVINQPRCEYTEQSLVRLAQIYLKGNDCGKASPVLVRIEKEADFPQNKTFAQANLMKCYYETKDYANAVVYADRVLNNPKTEDNVKSDAQIIVARSAMQSGDEAKAKDAYAKLLTVSKGELAAEALYYDAYFKNKDGKFELSNTAIQKLAKNYSSYRYFGAKGLVLMAKNYYGLKDSYQATYVLDNVIENFGNYSDVVEEAKAELTRIKSEEAKTNSSITK, encoded by the coding sequence ATGCGTAAACTTCCCTGGCTATTTTTATTCTTTTCTAGTGTTCAAATAACTTCCCTTTATTCGCAAGAATCAACCATTTATACTTACTCTTTAAAAGATTTCGATAAAGCACTTTCTTTATACGAAGACAAGCAATATACTTCGGCTCAAATCATTTTTAAGAATGTTAAAGATGCCGCCACGACCGAAGGTTTGAAATCGGATTGTGCTTATTATATTGCCAATTGTGCTATTCGTACAGATCAGGAAAATGCTGAGGAATTGATTAACCGTTTTGTTGAAGAATACCCTTCAAGCCGCAAACAAAACCAAGCTTACATTGATGTTGCTTATTATTACTTTGATCATAAGGAATACAAGGAAGCTTTGCAATGGTTCAATAAGGTTGATGAAAGTGTTTTGAAAAACAGCGATCGCGACAAATATAATTTTCAAAAAGGATACTGCTATTTTGATTCCAAAAAAACAAAAGAAGCCAAAAATTATTTTAGTAAAGTAGCCAATTCCAATGAATATGGAACGCAAAGCAAATACTATATGGGTTTCATGGCTTATGAATCGGATGATTATGTGGAGGCCAATAAACAATTTGACCAGGTTGCAAGCAATGAAAAATACTCTGAAAAATTGTCCTATTACAAATCGGACATGAGTTTCAAGGCAGGAGAATTTCAAAAAGCCATTGATTTAGGAATTAAAGCAATGCCAAATTCTACCCCTGAGGAAAAATCAGAATTGAATAAAATTATTGGTGAAAGCTATTTTAACTTAAAACAATACGATAAAGCAATTCCTTATTTGGTAGGTTACAAAGGAAAAAAAGGAAAATGGAACAATACCGATTTTTATCAGTTGGGATATGCCTATTATGTTCAAAAAGATTATGAAAATGCCATCGCGCAATTCAATAAAATAATTGATGGGAATGATTTTGTCGCCCAAAATGCTTATTATCATTTGGGAGAAAGTTATTTGAAATCAGGGAAAAAGCAACAGGCATTGAATGCTTTCAAAAATGCTTCGGAAATGAATTTTGATTTAAAACTTCAGGAAGATGCTAGTTTGAATTATGCAAAATTGAGTTATGAAATTGGGAATTCCTACCAAAGTGTTCCTGAGATTTTGTTGGGTTTCATGAATAAATATCCTTCAAACCCAAATAATAGCACTGTAGAGAAACTGTTGATTGATTCTTATATTTCATCCAAAAATTACAAAGAGGCTTTGAGTTTATTGGAAAAAAACAAAACTTCAGAAAATAGGGCAGCCTATCAAAAAGTTGTTTTTTACAGAGGATTGGAACTCTATAACGAAGGAAATTATTCGGAATCTTTGTTGATGTTCGAAAAAGCAATAAAAGAACCAAAAGATGCTGCTATTACAGCTCGCGCCTCTTTTTGGAAAGCGGAATCAGAATATAATTTGGACTCTTATAAAGAAGCGTTGTTGAGTTATCAGCAATTTGCGGAAATGTCAAAAGCCAAAGAGACACCTGAATATAAAAACATCAACTACAACATCGCTTATACCAATTTTAAATTGAAAGAATACGATGCGGCAGGAAATTCTTTCCAAAGTCAAATCGACAATAATAAAACAGATAAGGTTCGTTTGAATGATTCTTATTTACGCCTTGCTGACTGCCGATTTGTAACATCGAAATATCAACAGGCATTGGACGCTTATATTAAAGTAATTGAATCCAAAAGTGTAGATGGTGATTATGCCTATTTCCAAAAAGCCCTTTGCTACGGATTCCTTTCAAAAAACAACAAAAAAATAGAAGAGCTGAATTCGTTTTTGACATTGTATCCAAAGTCTGAGTATCAAGACGATGCTTTGTTTGAATTGGGGAATACTTATGTGGCCGAAAATAAGCAGGATTTGGCAATAAAAACCTATGATAAAATTGTGACGAATTTTAAAAATAGTTCTTATACTTCAAGAGCTATTTTGCGTCAAGGATTGATTTATTATAATTCAGATAAAGATGATTTGGCTCTTGCCAAATTCAAAAAAGTAGCTTCTGATTTTCCTAAAACTCCCGAATCATACGAAGCGGTTTCAACAGCCCGTATCATTTATGTGGATAATGGAAAAGTGGAAGAGTATGCGAGTTGGGTTCGAACATTGGATTTTGTTGCCGTAACCGATTTGGAGTTGGATAACGATACTTTTGAAGCAGCCGAAAAGCAGTACGGACAAGGTAACAACAAACAAGCTATTTCTGGATACAGCGGGTATATTTCTAAATTTCCAAATGGTGTTAATGTGCTGAAAGCTAATTTTCAATTGGCGCAGTTGTATTATGCTGAAGGTTCCGAAAATAAATCGGTTCCTAATTATGAGTACGTAATAAACCAGCCACGTTGCGAATATACCGAGCAATCATTGGTTCGATTAGCCCAAATATATTTGAAAGGTAATGATTGCGGAAAAGCGAGTCCGGTTTTGGTCCGCATTGAAAAAGAAGCCGATTTTCCACAGAATAAAACATTTGCGCAAGCGAATTTGATGAAATGTTATTACGAAACAAAGGATTATGCAAATGCAGTAGTTTATGCGGACAGAGTTTTGAATAATCCGAAAACAGAAGATAATGTAAAAAGCGATGCTCAGATTATTGTAGCCCGTTCTGCGATGCAGTCTGGCGATGAGGCCAAAGCCAAAGATGCTTACGCGAAATTGTTGACTGTAAGTAAAGGAGAACTCGCTGCAGAAGCTTTGTATTATGACGCTTATTTTAAAAATAAAGACGGAAAATTTGAGCTTTCGAATACAGCGATTCAAAAACTGGCCAAGAACTATTCAAGTTACCGTTATTTTGGAGCCAAAGGTTTGGTTTTGATGGCAAAAAACTATTACGGATTGAAAGATAGTTATCAGGCGACTTACGTTTTGGATAATGTGATAGAGAATTTCGGCAATTATTCGGATGTGGTTGAAGAAGCCAAAGCAGAATTAACCAGAATAAAATCGGAGGAAGCCAAAACAAATTCATCAATCACTAAATAA
- a CDS encoding PhzF family phenazine biosynthesis protein, whose protein sequence is MKLPFYIVDVFAEEKYSGNQLAVFLDAESLDTETMQKIAREINFAESTFITSIQPENSSAEIRIFTAEHEMQFAGHPVIGTSWVLMNKIIESQPHNLKLTVPVGEIPIQQSGDLVWLQAAKPQFFDVFPKEGLLSFSNLSISDFDDKFPVQEVTTGSAFVIVPLKSKKALENLNLELVKMKEWLLFHCKTNHRALYFYYFDEGKLLSRMLYIESNQIMEDAATGSASTCLQAYLLKYHSPEIKTVNHQGDFINRPSRIYFDGKLTGDFFDIKIGGKTQYIAKGEWEV, encoded by the coding sequence ATGAAATTACCTTTTTATATCGTGGATGTTTTTGCCGAGGAAAAATATTCCGGAAATCAATTGGCTGTTTTTTTGGACGCCGAAAGTCTGGATACTGAAACAATGCAGAAAATCGCACGTGAAATTAATTTTGCCGAAAGCACTTTTATCACCAGTATTCAACCTGAAAATAGCAGTGCCGAAATTCGAATTTTTACCGCCGAACACGAAATGCAGTTTGCTGGTCATCCAGTCATCGGGACTTCTTGGGTTTTGATGAATAAAATAATCGAAAGCCAACCGCATAATTTGAAACTGACAGTTCCAGTTGGTGAAATTCCAATTCAGCAATCTGGCGATTTGGTTTGGTTGCAGGCCGCGAAGCCTCAATTTTTTGATGTTTTTCCGAAAGAAGGTTTGTTGTCTTTCAGTAATTTAAGTATTTCCGATTTTGATGATAAATTTCCGGTTCAGGAAGTGACTACTGGAAGTGCGTTTGTGATCGTTCCGCTTAAAAGCAAAAAAGCATTGGAGAATTTGAATCTTGAATTGGTAAAAATGAAAGAATGGCTTTTGTTTCATTGTAAAACAAATCACAGAGCGCTGTATTTCTATTATTTTGACGAAGGAAAATTGCTAAGCCGAATGTTGTATATCGAAAGCAATCAAATCATGGAAGATGCTGCTACCGGAAGTGCGAGTACTTGTTTACAGGCTTATCTTTTGAAATACCATTCGCCTGAAATCAAAACGGTCAATCATCAGGGCGATTTTATCAATAGGCCTTCCCGAATTTATTTTGACGGAAAATTGACAGGTGATTTTTTTGATATTAAAATCGGAGGAAAAACACAATACATTGCAAAAGGGGAGTGGGAAGTTTAG
- a CDS encoding TonB-dependent receptor, protein MKIKNIQTSISKYLMFSTPLPLGRIGVGILLLLTQFSFAQNKKDNIGTEVVNVVKPYTPTISDAFKEKEVPVITNDENAKKENVQYSILPFPVASTFSPSKGNAQVVEKGKQEKLFKNYATVGLGNYGRLNAELYVNEDLNNSEYVGGMFRHNSSQGGIKEVMLEDSFFDTKIDLFYGGNEQEMTWKVKLGYQNQIYNWYGLPSGFGNTLTLAESMDLINGIDPQQSYNTITASGSLAFEDSTVEDVNLDATHFTDAYSSAENRFLLAPTFKFDILDEAIKTKVFVDYVDGSFKRDYLGTNTSDLKYSFTNLGIVPSFVMRRDDWTIDIGAGLVYSMDKEKNSNKFYVYPAVKASYNLVGDLMVFYTGANGNVNQNTYKGFVDGNPYVSPTLEIKPTYEMYDVNIGLKGKLASTVSYDVKASFIYDENKALYKSGNYSEKNPSANYAFGNSFQIVYDDLKIMHLYGEIKADLAKGVTFEADATVSTYTTKFQEEAWNLPAIELNSKVDFAITEKWLMGINLFYVGERKDQQWNTDIAYTVMPGPITLDGYFDLNANLRYKHNDRFTFFFKANNILNNDYQKWLNYQVQGFQVMAGGNYKFDF, encoded by the coding sequence ATGAAAATCAAAAATATACAGACATCCATAAGTAAGTATTTAATGTTCTCGACTCCGCTTCCTTTGGGGAGAATTGGGGTGGGGATACTTTTATTGCTTACCCAATTTTCATTTGCTCAAAACAAAAAGGACAATATTGGGACTGAAGTAGTAAATGTGGTAAAACCATATACTCCAACAATTTCGGATGCTTTCAAAGAAAAAGAAGTTCCTGTTATTACCAATGATGAAAATGCTAAAAAAGAAAATGTCCAATATTCGATTTTACCTTTTCCTGTAGCTTCTACTTTTTCTCCTTCTAAAGGAAATGCCCAAGTTGTTGAAAAAGGAAAACAAGAGAAATTGTTTAAAAATTATGCGACAGTTGGCCTGGGGAATTACGGTCGATTGAACGCCGAATTGTACGTGAATGAAGATCTTAATAATAGTGAATATGTTGGGGGGATGTTTCGTCATAATTCTTCGCAAGGAGGTATAAAAGAAGTTATGTTGGAGGATTCATTTTTTGATACTAAAATCGATTTGTTTTATGGTGGCAATGAGCAGGAAATGACTTGGAAAGTAAAACTTGGGTATCAAAACCAAATTTATAATTGGTACGGATTACCTTCTGGTTTTGGGAACACATTGACCCTTGCCGAAAGTATGGACTTAATTAACGGAATTGATCCGCAGCAATCGTACAATACAATTACGGCTAGTGGTTCGCTTGCTTTTGAAGATAGTACTGTGGAAGATGTTAATCTGGATGCAACCCATTTTACTGATGCTTATAGTTCTGCAGAGAATCGTTTTCTATTAGCGCCTACTTTTAAATTTGACATTCTTGATGAAGCGATAAAAACAAAAGTTTTTGTCGATTATGTTGACGGTAGTTTTAAAAGGGATTATTTAGGAACCAATACTTCTGACCTTAAGTACAGCTTTACAAATTTGGGGATAGTGCCTAGTTTTGTAATGAGAAGAGATGATTGGACAATCGATATTGGAGCAGGTTTAGTCTATAGTATGGATAAAGAAAAAAACAGTAATAAGTTTTATGTGTATCCGGCTGTTAAAGCTTCCTATAATTTAGTTGGTGATTTGATGGTGTTTTATACCGGTGCTAACGGAAACGTGAATCAAAATACCTATAAAGGTTTTGTTGATGGAAATCCTTATGTTTCTCCTACATTGGAGATAAAACCAACTTATGAGATGTATGATGTAAATATTGGATTAAAAGGAAAATTGGCCAGTACAGTGAGCTACGATGTCAAAGCCTCATTCATATATGATGAGAATAAAGCTTTGTATAAAAGCGGTAATTATTCCGAAAAAAATCCAAGTGCCAATTACGCTTTTGGGAATTCATTTCAAATAGTATATGACGATTTGAAAATCATGCATTTATATGGCGAAATCAAAGCAGATTTGGCCAAAGGAGTGACTTTTGAAGCCGATGCTACAGTAAGCACTTATACGACTAAATTTCAGGAGGAAGCTTGGAACTTACCTGCGATTGAATTGAATTCGAAAGTCGATTTTGCAATAACTGAAAAATGGCTGATGGGAATCAACTTGTTTTATGTAGGTGAACGCAAAGATCAACAATGGAATACCGATATTGCTTATACTGTTATGCCAGGGCCAATCACTTTGGATGGTTATTTTGATTTGAATGCTAATTTAAGATACAAACACAACGACAGATTTACTTTCTTTTTCAAAGCCAATAATATTTTGAATAATGATTATCAAAAATGGTTGAATTATCAGGTTCAGGGCTTTCAAGTGATGGCTGGAGGAAATTATAAGTTTGATTTCTAA
- a CDS encoding RNA methyltransferase → MNDNFKNEFFGIGIQNGKTPENLGVLWRTAQNMGASYIFTIGNRYAKQACDTHNAVKSMPYFHYETFEDFLNNIPKGARLVGVELDEKAEDLETFEHPRRCVYLLGAEDNGLSKKAIEKCHFLVKFKSEKSLNVSIAGSIVLYDRGLNKPRS, encoded by the coding sequence AACGACAATTTTAAAAACGAATTTTTCGGAATAGGAATACAAAACGGTAAAACCCCTGAAAACTTAGGCGTTTTATGGAGAACTGCTCAAAATATGGGAGCAAGTTATATTTTTACAATCGGTAATCGATACGCTAAACAAGCATGCGACACGCATAATGCAGTAAAATCGATGCCTTATTTTCATTATGAAACTTTTGAAGATTTCCTCAATAACATCCCTAAAGGAGCACGTTTAGTAGGTGTCGAATTAGATGAAAAAGCCGAAGATCTGGAAACCTTTGAACACCCAAGACGCTGTGTGTATTTATTAGGTGCTGAAGACAACGGTCTTTCCAAAAAAGCAATTGAAAAATGTCACTTTCTGGTAAAATTCAAATCTGAAAAAAGCCTGAATGTATCGATTGCAGGAAGCATTGTCCTTTACGACAGAGGACTTAATAAACCTCGGTCATAG
- a CDS encoding amidase family protein, whose protein sequence is MDSQIKKIHQQLVSKEISCTALVQEKLDLLKQNTYNSVNSLLDTLALDLAAKVDAKIAKGEEIGLLEGIPFGIKDVYMVQGTYTTASSDLLKNYKSPYTATAIQKLLDAGAIPLVKENCDSFGHGSSSENTIFGAVKNAIDPSLVAGGSSGGSAVNVAKDYTVFSIGGDTGGSIRQPAGYNHIYGLKPTYGRVSRFGLMAYASSTDCVGPLAKSIEDIRIVLNVMSGKDPKDQTSIASTEISEEAIAASEVKKVGYFKNFIESEAINPEIKADFLASIEKIKAKGIEVKELDFFKSDILVSTYYTLAMAETASNLSRLDGTNYGNRIEGDNLIDSYAVTRSENFSEETKRRIVGGNQVLSQGFSDEIYLKGLALRDQISENFSKDFEEVDIILSPVTPSMPPKIGDSLKDPLAMYLSDAYTVGFSLGQLPTLTLPQGTKTGLQVTAAKNNDELVLKFANFLKDTI, encoded by the coding sequence ATGGATTCTCAAATAAAAAAGATACACCAACAATTGGTGTCAAAAGAAATAAGTTGTACGGCTCTTGTACAAGAAAAATTAGACTTACTTAAACAAAATACATATAACTCCGTAAATTCTTTGTTGGATACTTTGGCTTTGGATTTAGCTGCCAAGGTTGATGCCAAAATCGCTAAAGGCGAGGAAATCGGTCTGTTGGAAGGTATTCCTTTTGGAATTAAAGATGTTTATATGGTGCAAGGAACTTACACTACGGCAAGTTCTGATTTGTTGAAAAATTATAAATCGCCTTACACAGCTACCGCCATTCAAAAATTATTGGATGCAGGTGCCATTCCATTGGTGAAAGAAAACTGTGACAGTTTTGGTCATGGATCATCTAGCGAAAATACCATTTTTGGTGCCGTGAAAAACGCCATCGATCCTTCTTTGGTTGCCGGTGGTTCAAGCGGTGGATCTGCGGTGAATGTTGCCAAAGATTATACGGTTTTTTCTATCGGTGGCGATACAGGAGGTTCTATTCGTCAGCCTGCCGGTTACAATCATATTTATGGTTTGAAACCAACTTACGGAAGAGTTTCTAGATTTGGACTTATGGCTTATGCTTCTTCTACCGATTGTGTTGGGCCTTTGGCAAAATCAATCGAAGATATCCGAATTGTCTTGAATGTGATGAGTGGAAAAGATCCAAAAGATCAAACCTCAATCGCTTCAACTGAAATTTCTGAAGAAGCAATCGCAGCTTCAGAAGTGAAAAAAGTAGGTTATTTTAAAAACTTTATCGAAAGCGAAGCAATTAATCCTGAAATAAAAGCCGATTTCTTGGCAAGTATCGAAAAAATAAAAGCCAAAGGAATTGAAGTAAAAGAATTGGATTTTTTCAAATCTGATATTTTGGTTTCGACTTATTATACTTTGGCAATGGCCGAAACAGCTTCGAATTTATCTCGTTTGGACGGAACAAATTATGGAAACCGTATTGAAGGTGATAATTTGATTGATAGCTATGCGGTGACACGTTCAGAGAACTTTTCGGAAGAGACGAAACGCAGAATTGTAGGCGGAAATCAAGTGTTGTCTCAAGGTTTTTCGGATGAAATCTATTTGAAAGGATTGGCTTTGAGAGACCAGATTTCGGAGAACTTCAGTAAAGATTTCGAAGAAGTTGATATTATTTTATCACCGGTTACACCAAGTATGCCTCCAAAAATTGGAGACAGTTTAAAAGATCCGTTGGCAATGTATTTGTCAGACGCCTATACGGTTGGTTTTAGTTTGGGGCAATTACCAACATTGACCTTGCCACAAGGAACTAAAACAGGATTGCAGGTTACTGCAGCAAAAAATAATGATGAATTAGTGTTGAAGTTTGCAAACTTCTTAAAGGATACAATATAA
- the gatB/aspS gene encoding bifunctional amidotransferase subunit GatB/aspartate--tRNA ligase AspS, translating to MELEQLTAAIKAHDLELVIGLETHVRLNTKTKLFCSCPNQEIETPNQNICSVCTGQMGVLPAVNKEAITKAIYFGKAVDSSFSNEVISWDRKHYEYPDNPKNIQITQFHNPIIPDGHVSCYRNDGTQFTVNLTQVHIEEDAAKLMHEKKISLVDFNKAGVPLIEIVTEPCIRNIEDASTYAQYIQRIVQNLGISEANLEKGEFKSDVSVSLRKKHSYDLNPRTEIKNLNSFKFMVEALKEEVEKQFNYFIEHKEFRPDQTTVLWDADLKQTKTMRKKEFEADYRFISEPDLPFVTIKKEIEAIKVDTSALPFAVESILIGGGVLPQDAKFFTADAIRSKTFVTINKEINDPLFVAKTLANNLKVDDYAEIHSIDHLIEIFQLFKAEKITAVLVQNAIVGYLKDRTFDYNKYFEENTISEDKIQEVIAKVISENEAVANDIKAGDQGKAGILVGKILGIVGKGANGKVIRQIILDKLGGVGTSRDLSVKEDNRNLPENNNVGTSRDFSVQEESLPEIPIIIKDTYRTHKISQLSEESIGQEVMLSGWVSSVRDHGELMFIDLRDSSYEIFQVRISRESFPNIDELVKLKPESVISVTGKVVGRNEDDYNAGLRTGKIELETSVLEILNLSKTLPFEIKRAAKTNETVRFQYKFLDHRNDEVRRAIVNRHKVIKLLRDILDEEEFLEIETPILSAGTDEGAREFIVPSRKQAGAFYTLPQAPQQFKQMLMVSGYEKYFQIARCFRDEDSRGDRQPEFTQLDIEMAYASMQQIIDLNTKMFNEVVKKIYGNKWILKPFEVITYKDAMDFYGCDRPDLRYGLKMQDITEIVKDTTFQVFSKPIEEGGIVKCIKVSAKEQGNKRMSKGQIENLTAIAQQHGLGGLAYIIVNEDELQSPIIKFLGEEIAAGIIKATNAEVGDIVFFSAADYATANKALDAVRQEMGRMLHLINPKELRPAWVVDFPMFERTDEGRWTFTHNPFSMPAVYDLEKHMKGDDNEIGTIIAQQYDLILNGYEIGGGSVRAHKSEILEATYRNMGYNKEEMIKSVGTMYKAFQYGAPPHGGIAWGIDRLMMILEKKASIREVMAFPKTGTSDDLLFGAPTLLSAKKVEEMNVRIINN from the coding sequence ATGGAATTAGAGCAATTAACAGCGGCGATAAAAGCCCACGATTTAGAATTGGTAATTGGACTTGAGACTCACGTTCGATTGAATACCAAAACCAAGTTGTTTTGTTCTTGTCCAAATCAAGAAATTGAAACACCTAATCAAAATATATGTTCGGTTTGTACCGGACAAATGGGAGTTTTACCTGCCGTAAATAAAGAAGCGATTACAAAAGCGATTTATTTCGGAAAAGCGGTGGATTCGTCTTTTAGTAATGAAGTGATCTCTTGGGACAGAAAGCATTATGAATATCCGGATAACCCGAAAAATATTCAGATTACGCAATTTCACAACCCGATAATCCCTGACGGACACGTTTCTTGTTACCGAAATGATGGTACGCAATTTACTGTGAATTTAACTCAGGTTCATATCGAGGAGGATGCTGCCAAATTGATGCACGAAAAAAAGATTTCGTTAGTTGATTTTAATAAAGCGGGAGTGCCGTTGATTGAAATTGTTACGGAACCTTGTATTAGAAATATTGAGGATGCTTCGACTTATGCTCAATATATTCAGCGTATTGTTCAGAATTTAGGAATCTCTGAAGCGAATTTGGAGAAAGGAGAGTTTAAATCGGACGTTTCTGTGTCTTTGCGAAAAAAACACAGTTATGATTTGAATCCAAGAACCGAAATCAAAAACTTGAACTCGTTTAAGTTTATGGTGGAAGCTTTGAAAGAAGAAGTAGAAAAACAATTCAATTATTTTATTGAACACAAAGAATTCAGACCGGATCAAACGACGGTGCTTTGGGATGCCGATTTAAAGCAGACCAAAACAATGCGTAAGAAAGAATTTGAAGCGGATTACCGTTTTATTTCTGAGCCGGATTTACCTTTTGTAACGATTAAAAAAGAAATCGAAGCGATTAAAGTAGATACAAGCGCATTGCCTTTTGCAGTGGAATCAATTTTGATTGGTGGAGGTGTTTTGCCTCAAGATGCTAAGTTTTTCACGGCAGATGCGATTCGTTCTAAAACATTTGTGACAATTAACAAAGAAATAAATGATCCTTTGTTTGTTGCCAAAACTTTGGCTAATAATTTGAAAGTTGATGATTATGCCGAAATCCACAGTATTGATCATTTAATTGAAATTTTCCAATTATTCAAAGCCGAAAAAATCACGGCGGTTTTAGTTCAAAATGCGATTGTGGGTTATTTGAAAGACAGAACTTTTGACTACAATAAATATTTTGAAGAAAACACCATTTCTGAAGATAAAATACAGGAGGTTATTGCGAAAGTGATTTCAGAAAATGAGGCTGTCGCCAATGATATCAAAGCGGGAGACCAAGGAAAAGCAGGTATTTTGGTCGGAAAGATTTTAGGTATTGTCGGAAAAGGAGCGAATGGAAAAGTAATCCGTCAAATTATTTTAGATAAATTAGGTGGGGTAGGGACAAGTCGCGACTTGTCCGTAAAGGAAGATAATCGCAATTTGCCCGAAAATAATAACGTAGGGACAAGTCGTGACTTTTCCGTACAGGAAGAATCGCTCCCTGAAATTCCGATTATTATAAAAGACACGTATAGAACACACAAAATTTCACAATTATCAGAAGAAAGCATCGGACAGGAAGTAATGTTGTCCGGTTGGGTTTCGAGTGTTCGTGACCACGGAGAATTGATGTTTATCGATTTACGTGATTCTAGTTATGAAATTTTCCAAGTTCGTATCAGCAGGGAATCGTTCCCAAATATTGACGAGTTAGTGAAATTAAAACCGGAATCGGTGATTTCTGTAACCGGTAAAGTGGTTGGGCGTAATGAAGATGATTACAATGCTGGATTGCGTACAGGAAAAATCGAATTGGAAACTTCGGTATTGGAGATTTTGAACTTGTCTAAAACATTGCCTTTTGAAATCAAAAGGGCGGCAAAAACAAATGAAACAGTTCGTTTTCAATACAAGTTTTTGGATCACAGAAATGATGAGGTGAGACGAGCGATCGTGAACCGTCATAAAGTAATCAAGTTATTGCGAGATATTCTTGATGAAGAAGAATTTTTAGAAATTGAAACGCCAATTTTGAGCGCAGGAACCGATGAAGGCGCGCGTGAATTTATTGTTCCTTCCCGTAAACAAGCCGGTGCGTTTTACACCTTGCCACAAGCGCCGCAGCAATTCAAACAGATGCTGATGGTGAGCGGTTATGAGAAATATTTCCAAATTGCACGATGCTTTAGAGATGAGGATTCCCGCGGTGACCGCCAGCCGGAATTTACACAGTTGGATATCGAAATGGCCTATGCTAGTATGCAGCAAATTATCGATTTGAACACTAAAATGTTTAATGAAGTAGTTAAAAAGATATACGGAAATAAATGGATTTTGAAACCATTTGAAGTGATTACCTATAAGGATGCAATGGATTTCTATGGTTGTGACCGACCAGATCTTCGTTACGGCTTAAAAATGCAGGACATTACCGAAATTGTAAAAGATACTACTTTTCAAGTATTCAGTAAACCAATTGAAGAAGGCGGAATCGTAAAATGTATCAAGGTTTCAGCCAAAGAGCAAGGTAATAAACGTATGTCTAAAGGTCAAATCGAAAACCTTACCGCGATTGCTCAACAACACGGTTTGGGAGGATTGGCTTATATTATAGTAAACGAAGACGAATTGCAGTCGCCAATTATTAAGTTTTTAGGAGAAGAGATTGCAGCGGGAATTATAAAAGCGACCAATGCAGAAGTGGGAGATATCGTATTCTTCTCGGCAGCAGATTATGCAACGGCCAATAAAGCGTTGGATGCTGTTCGTCAGGAAATGGGTAGAATGTTGCACTTGATTAATCCAAAAGAATTGCGTCCGGCTTGGGTAGTTGATTTCCCAATGTTTGAAAGAACAGACGAAGGTAGATGGACATTTACTCACAATCCGTTCTCTATGCCTGCTGTTTATGATTTGGAAAAACACATGAAAGGTGACGACAACGAAATAGGAACGATCATTGCACAACAGTATGATTTAATTCTGAACGGCTACGAAATTGGCGGAGGATCGGTTCGTGCGCATAAATCGGAGATTTTGGAAGCAACTTATAGAAATATGGGTTACAACAAAGAAGAAATGATTAAGAGCGTAGGAACGATGTATAAAGCATTTCAGTACGGCGCACCACCACACGGAGGAATCGCTTGGGGAATTGACCGTTTGATGATGATTTTGGAGAAAAAGGCATCCATCCGTGAAGTAATGGCTTTCCCGAAAACCGGAACCAGCGATGACTTGTTGTTTGGAGCACCGACACTTTTATCTGCTAAAAAGGTAGAAGAAATGAATGTCCGAATTATAAATAATTAA